A portion of the Natronococcus sp. AD-5 genome contains these proteins:
- a CDS encoding ABC transporter substrate-binding protein: MMSLLGSGGAVAVAGCFGGEDPRESDGDIQFLTMGVGDNIEEYFEENNAAFEEEFDAELDFTSVTWDNAQSTLNTRVDGGEAPDVSRLPARWIPQFAGKEALVPLDDLMEGEFGDQFYEGLVESNYYDGHYYGAPWAQSNKCLYYNKDVFEEAGLDPKDPGLDTWDDMLDAAIEIRDNASTSPYGLPANEALETGSQYCHYHWSFGADLIDDDRNPAVNSDEGVEALSFYSSLAQEHEVTQPSPLSSSRQDVRRLFENGDLGMVIAHVYAGLNIEDSDQDFDYGIVQVPEGPAGRYNLSTVDSLVIYTQTENEDLARDLFEFYYDEERRFEYSKQKGFLPVVESVAERDFFTEDENWAPFVEASEYARSRPKISNFSEFNNRVVTAIQETVGGDKSAQEALDDAQADLEEILE; this comes from the coding sequence ATGATGTCGCTACTCGGCTCTGGCGGTGCTGTCGCGGTTGCTGGCTGTTTCGGCGGCGAGGATCCCCGAGAGAGTGACGGCGATATTCAATTTCTCACCATGGGAGTCGGCGATAACATTGAGGAATATTTCGAAGAGAACAACGCAGCCTTCGAGGAGGAGTTCGACGCTGAACTGGACTTTACCAGCGTCACGTGGGACAACGCTCAATCGACGCTCAATACGCGAGTCGATGGTGGCGAAGCACCGGACGTGAGTCGACTCCCTGCTCGATGGATTCCGCAGTTCGCCGGGAAAGAGGCGCTTGTCCCACTTGATGATCTGATGGAAGGGGAATTCGGAGACCAGTTCTACGAGGGGCTTGTTGAATCGAACTACTACGATGGTCACTATTATGGGGCACCATGGGCCCAATCGAACAAGTGTCTGTACTACAACAAAGATGTCTTTGAGGAGGCGGGTCTCGACCCCAAAGATCCGGGCCTTGATACGTGGGATGACATGCTCGATGCGGCGATCGAGATTCGGGACAATGCGAGCACGTCTCCATATGGGCTTCCGGCAAATGAGGCCTTAGAAACTGGCTCCCAGTACTGTCACTACCACTGGTCGTTTGGTGCCGATCTGATAGACGACGATAGAAATCCTGCAGTGAACTCCGACGAAGGTGTTGAAGCCCTGTCGTTCTACAGTAGTCTTGCTCAGGAGCATGAAGTCACGCAGCCGTCACCGCTTTCTTCGTCCCGCCAAGACGTTCGACGGTTGTTCGAGAATGGTGACCTTGGAATGGTCATTGCTCACGTGTATGCCGGCCTCAATATCGAAGACAGCGATCAAGACTTCGATTATGGAATCGTACAAGTTCCGGAAGGGCCTGCAGGTCGATATAATCTCAGCACAGTCGATAGTCTGGTTATCTATACCCAGACAGAGAACGAAGACCTCGCGAGAGACCTATTCGAGTTCTACTACGACGAAGAACGTCGTTTCGAGTACTCGAAACAAAAAGGGTTCTTACCGGTCGTCGAATCGGTTGCTGAGCGCGATTTCTTTACGGAAGATGAGAACTGGGCGCCGTTCGTGGAAGCCTCAGAGTATGCCCGGAGCCGCCCAAAGATTTCGAACTTCAGTGAGTTCAACAACCGGGTCGTCACCGCTATTCAAGAGACTGTTGGCGGAGATAAGTCCGCTCAGGAAGCGCTCGATGACGCACAGGCTGATCTCGAAGAAATCCTCGAGTAA
- a CDS encoding HTH domain-containing protein, with amino-acid sequence MTKSTTTLRRVRIELFLRTTTSADVIERLRKLVTRARRLKDREMVTEVEVKTWAPVRPALEELSDSGPSVSLTVDAFQAWADREGYALSPAFNRRETGSLLASSISRGNPGAGCVCGRLR; translated from the coding sequence ATGACAAAATCCACCACTACATTACGGAGGGTTCGAATTGAGCTTTTTCTCCGAACGACCACTTCCGCAGATGTAATAGAGCGACTCAGGAAACTCGTTACTCGAGCGCGCCGTCTAAAAGATCGAGAGATGGTGACTGAAGTTGAAGTCAAGACATGGGCACCAGTGAGGCCCGCACTGGAAGAGCTCAGCGACTCTGGGCCGTCGGTGTCACTCACGGTAGATGCGTTTCAAGCGTGGGCTGACCGCGAGGGATACGCGCTCTCCCCGGCGTTTAATCGGCGCGAGACTGGATCGCTGCTCGCCTCGTCGATCAGCCGTGGAAATCCAGGTGCCGGTTGTGTGTGTGGCCGTCTACGATGA
- a CDS encoding HTH domain-containing protein has translation MEIQVPVVCVAVYDDDKLRCVAPCSDGGQTYTVEACLTAVEAGAIKPFAGQDMPLEYHAEEALENTREQPSK, from the coding sequence GTGGAAATCCAGGTGCCGGTTGTGTGTGTGGCCGTCTACGATGATGATAAACTCCGCTGTGTTGCGCCCTGCTCGGATGGCGGGCAAACGTATACTGTCGAAGCATGTCTCACAGCGGTCGAGGCTGGCGCAATCAAACCGTTTGCGGGGCAAGACATGCCCTTAGAATATCATGCCGAAGAAGCTCTCGAAAACACGAGAGAGCAACCGAGTAAATGA
- a CDS encoding carbohydrate ABC transporter permease, translated as MTMAGHDRTGLRKVRIYGVLLALLGIMMFPFYTMVASTFKPEQEIFSTPATLVPDEFTAEAYLTVWTQTDVLLWVGNSFLISISTVVLTLLLAIPAAYSCARNEFVGKRTFLLSVLVVQMFAPVVLIVGLFDVMVSLRLYNTYLAVIIPAAAFTLPFNIWMLYGYFKTIPLELEESARIGGASQFQILWKIILPLAKPALVASITYTFLYAWNRLLFVLTFLTDDAKFNIPRGVFSMVGALQADWRMMLTVSVIGIVPILILFAFLEEYIVAGMTSGAVKE; from the coding sequence ATGACGATGGCCGGCCACGATCGGACGGGACTCAGAAAAGTCCGAATCTATGGAGTTCTGCTAGCGCTGCTTGGGATAATGATGTTCCCATTCTACACGATGGTCGCGAGTACGTTTAAGCCGGAACAGGAGATATTCTCTACGCCGGCAACGCTCGTTCCGGACGAATTCACGGCTGAAGCGTACCTAACGGTCTGGACTCAAACCGATGTCTTGCTATGGGTCGGCAACAGTTTCCTCATCTCTATTTCGACAGTTGTGTTGACACTCCTACTGGCGATTCCAGCAGCGTACTCGTGTGCTCGAAACGAGTTTGTCGGAAAGAGGACGTTCTTACTGTCTGTACTTGTCGTGCAGATGTTCGCACCGGTTGTGCTTATCGTCGGTCTCTTCGACGTGATGGTGAGTTTGCGCCTCTACAACACCTATTTGGCCGTTATTATCCCCGCGGCAGCGTTTACGCTGCCGTTCAATATCTGGATGCTGTACGGCTACTTCAAGACCATTCCGCTCGAGTTAGAAGAGTCGGCGCGAATCGGCGGTGCAAGCCAGTTCCAGATCCTCTGGAAGATCATCCTCCCGCTGGCGAAGCCCGCACTCGTGGCTAGCATCACGTATACGTTTCTCTACGCCTGGAACCGGCTCCTGTTCGTCCTCACCTTCCTGACAGACGACGCCAAGTTCAACATCCCTCGCGGTGTCTTCTCGATGGTCGGTGCGCTGCAGGCAGATTGGCGGATGATGCTTACCGTTTCGGTGATCGGTATCGTTCCGATCCTGATCCTGTTCGCGTTCCTTGAGGAGTATATTGTCGCGGGGATGACTAGCGGTGCGGTAAAAGAGTAG
- a CDS encoding NAD-dependent epimerase/dehydratase family protein, with the protein MLRSTVTEASTVHRFVRRHHDRAVHEQHRPARRLHRNYKCVSARRSRSWLGIPLQNGLPSRADARVVLASSAAIDGHPDQVPITEGDRKTPTSLYGLDKLAIDHYARQYHDLYGFETVGLRYINA; encoded by the coding sequence ATGCTGCGGTCGACGGTAACCGAAGCGTCCACGGTCCACCGTTTCGTCCGGCGCCACCACGACCGGGCCGTTCACGAGCAGCATCGCCCAGCCAGGAGGCTCCACCGGAACTACAAGTGTGTGTCTGCCCGCCGATCGAGATCATGGCTCGGGATTCCCCTTCAGAACGGGCTACCCAGCCGGGCAGACGCCCGGGTCGTGCTCGCCTCAAGTGCGGCGATCGACGGCCATCCCGACCAGGTGCCGATTACGGAAGGCGATCGCAAAACGCCGACCTCGCTGTACGGACTCGACAAACTCGCGATCGACCACTACGCCCGGCAGTACCACGACCTCTACGGGTTCGAAACGGTCGGACTGCGCTACATCAACGCCTAG
- a CDS encoding PLDc N-terminal domain-containing protein, which produces MIPEAMLQSGWRGEFGSFLLVLILMVNLSMAVWAFTDAFSWENDNQSPTMWAVVVFLLSIAGFFLYLMLGRETTSSHSRRSRSRGGIIR; this is translated from the coding sequence ATGATTCCCGAAGCTATGCTCCAATCTGGCTGGCGCGGTGAGTTCGGTTCATTCCTACTGGTTTTAATTCTGATGGTAAATCTGAGTATGGCGGTATGGGCGTTCACGGATGCCTTCAGCTGGGAGAACGACAACCAATCACCGACGATGTGGGCTGTCGTGGTCTTTTTGTTATCTATAGCGGGTTTCTTTTTGTACCTAATGCTTGGGCGAGAGACAACATCTTCGCACTCAAGACGTTCACGTAGTCGGGGGGGGATAATCCGTTAG
- a CDS encoding SDR family NAD(P)-dependent oxidoreductase translates to MVELTVADRPAIVTGASKGIGREIAATFAEAGGDVAICSRSYDRVKPVAEELTATHEGRVLPVECDVTNNDAVRRLVDTALEEFGEIRVLVNNAGGADESANLLHRCDEETFDRMVDLNLKSQFLLAKETLPAMVAAGGGSMIHLGSVNGLFGIGLTGYSEAKSGLLALSRNIATHYGKHGVRSNVVSAGTIETEARKVEMENTDQQTEAASARERWLDQYPIGRFGTPEEIADIALFLASKRASFITGSNIVADGGLTSGLPTPFLNDIYHADVTPSYE, encoded by the coding sequence ATGGTCGAACTCACGGTAGCAGACAGACCAGCGATCGTGACTGGCGCCTCAAAGGGGATCGGACGAGAAATTGCCGCCACCTTCGCGGAGGCCGGTGGCGACGTCGCCATCTGTTCGCGCTCATACGATCGGGTCAAACCGGTCGCCGAAGAACTGACTGCAACTCACGAGGGCCGGGTCCTCCCTGTCGAATGTGACGTGACTAACAATGATGCGGTGCGACGGCTCGTCGACACGGCTCTAGAGGAGTTCGGAGAGATCCGAGTGCTCGTGAATAACGCGGGTGGAGCCGACGAATCGGCGAATCTGCTCCACCGGTGTGACGAAGAGACGTTCGACCGCATGGTTGACTTGAATCTAAAAAGTCAATTCTTACTCGCCAAAGAGACGCTTCCAGCAATGGTCGCAGCGGGTGGTGGCTCGATGATTCACCTCGGTTCGGTGAATGGCCTGTTCGGGATCGGACTGACGGGATACTCCGAAGCGAAGAGTGGCTTGCTCGCACTCTCGCGAAATATCGCGACTCACTACGGGAAACACGGTGTCCGCTCGAACGTTGTTTCAGCAGGAACGATCGAAACGGAAGCGCGAAAAGTCGAAATGGAGAACACTGACCAACAGACCGAGGCAGCGAGTGCCCGGGAGCGCTGGCTCGACCAATACCCGATCGGCCGGTTCGGTACGCCAGAGGAGATCGCTGATATCGCCCTCTTCCTCGCCTCGAAACGCGCGAGCTTCATTACGGGATCTAATATCGTCGCTGACGGAGGCCTTACGAGCGGACTTCCGACGCCATTCTTGAACGACATTTACCATGCAGATGTAACCCCTTCGTACGAGTGA
- a CDS encoding carbohydrate ABC transporter permease yields MTSVNQEYNEQTTDTRIEWLRTEVLANYTAYLLITPAIVFLLSVVAYPILETFRLSLYQSPTNSPVETFVGLDHYVAIFQSDIFYQLLWQTGRWVVASVTLKTVLGLLIAVHLNQQIAGRKFFRTAFLIPWGIPYAISAVVFRWIQHPQYGYLNAILLETGLISSPIGILGNTSTAWFGAVLADVWIGTPFMAIIFLAGLQSIPDDLYEAAAIDGAEWWHQFRYITVPQLKSVILIATLLSTIWTFVSFDVIWTMTRGGPMNSSATLVIWIYRVAFDQGSLGEAAAFSVIGFAFLLVFAILYLRLYTRGGESL; encoded by the coding sequence ATGACTTCCGTTAACCAGGAATACAACGAACAAACCACTGATACACGAATCGAGTGGCTGCGTACAGAAGTCTTAGCCAATTATACCGCTTATTTGCTTATCACTCCAGCAATAGTGTTTCTGCTCTCAGTGGTTGCCTATCCTATACTGGAGACATTCAGACTCTCTTTGTATCAGTCACCGACTAATTCCCCCGTTGAGACATTCGTCGGGTTAGACCACTATGTAGCAATTTTCCAAAGCGATATTTTCTATCAACTGCTCTGGCAGACAGGACGATGGGTAGTCGCTTCAGTGACGCTTAAAACGGTTCTAGGCCTGCTAATCGCAGTTCATCTGAACCAACAGATAGCAGGACGCAAATTCTTCAGGACAGCGTTTCTCATTCCATGGGGGATTCCCTATGCGATATCAGCCGTCGTCTTCCGATGGATTCAGCATCCCCAATATGGCTATCTGAACGCAATTCTTCTGGAAACGGGGCTTATCTCGAGTCCTATCGGAATTCTCGGAAATACGTCAACCGCGTGGTTCGGTGCTGTTCTGGCAGACGTCTGGATTGGAACTCCGTTTATGGCGATTATCTTCCTAGCCGGATTGCAGTCTATTCCCGACGACCTGTATGAAGCCGCCGCTATCGACGGTGCAGAGTGGTGGCACCAGTTCCGCTATATCACTGTCCCACAACTGAAAAGCGTTATTTTAATCGCAACGCTCCTCTCTACAATCTGGACGTTTGTGAGCTTCGACGTAATCTGGACGATGACGCGAGGCGGACCGATGAACTCCAGTGCAACATTGGTCATCTGGATCTACCGGGTCGCGTTTGATCAAGGGAGCCTCGGCGAAGCAGCTGCCTTCAGCGTGATCGGGTTCGCCTTTTTGCTCGTGTTCGCAATCCTCTACTTACGCCTCTATACGCGTGGAGGTGAGAGTCTATGA
- a CDS encoding mandelate racemase/muconate lactonizing enzyme family protein produces the protein MKITDVSAFTVDVPLLPLEEELGIGPYVTNHGQVDSMERVLVRVDTDDGLSGWGEMRVFLSPAATESVIEDGIAPLVEGQSPFEIERLRRQLFIEYTNVELFFAAIETACWDLVGKATGKPIYELLGGWTAPDPTEARYRNADDADLVGDQTVEVAFCLGILPPEESRVKAREALEAGFSVLKTKAGRDWREDIARIKAMHDEVDGQLEFRLDPNQGWTLDQAVRVGAALEDAGIYLQYMEQPIRTNAHRSLATLRRRLRQPIAPNEDTYIPNNLRSLIEADAMDVGVLDLTPAGGIAGLRQQAAIVEDAGIPFTHHCAFDLGIRTAAILQAVTGIPGFTLPPDSTYYAWEDDIIETPFELDEGALTVPAEPGLGISIDMAAVEEYRI, from the coding sequence ATGAAAATCACCGATGTATCGGCATTCACGGTGGATGTGCCGCTACTGCCACTCGAAGAAGAGTTAGGAATCGGCCCATACGTCACGAATCACGGGCAGGTCGACTCGATGGAACGGGTACTCGTCCGAGTCGACACTGACGATGGACTCTCCGGGTGGGGTGAGATGCGTGTCTTCCTCTCGCCTGCAGCGACCGAATCCGTCATTGAAGACGGGATCGCGCCGCTCGTCGAAGGGCAGTCACCGTTCGAGATTGAGCGGCTGCGCCGCCAGTTATTTATCGAGTACACCAACGTTGAACTGTTCTTCGCGGCAATCGAAACGGCTTGCTGGGATCTCGTCGGGAAGGCCACCGGAAAACCCATCTACGAGCTGTTGGGCGGCTGGACTGCCCCAGACCCGACGGAGGCCAGATACCGCAACGCCGATGACGCTGATCTCGTCGGGGATCAGACTGTCGAAGTCGCGTTCTGTCTTGGAATTCTTCCGCCAGAAGAGTCTCGAGTTAAGGCACGCGAAGCGCTCGAAGCGGGCTTCTCCGTCCTCAAAACCAAGGCCGGGCGAGATTGGAGAGAGGATATCGCTCGCATCAAAGCCATGCACGATGAAGTGGATGGCCAGCTCGAATTCCGGCTTGATCCGAATCAGGGATGGACGCTCGACCAAGCCGTCCGGGTCGGTGCCGCCCTCGAAGACGCGGGAATCTATCTCCAGTATATGGAGCAACCCATCCGGACGAACGCTCACCGATCACTAGCAACGCTTCGGCGCCGACTGCGCCAGCCGATCGCCCCGAACGAGGACACCTACATTCCGAACAACCTTCGATCCCTCATTGAAGCCGATGCAATGGACGTCGGCGTCCTCGATCTCACTCCTGCCGGTGGGATCGCCGGGCTTCGGCAGCAGGCGGCGATCGTTGAGGACGCTGGCATTCCGTTCACACACCACTGTGCGTTCGATCTCGGTATCCGGACTGCAGCGATCTTACAGGCAGTTACCGGGATCCCCGGATTTACCCTGCCGCCCGATTCGACCTACTACGCATGGGAGGACGACATCATCGAGACGCCGTTTGAACTTGACGAGGGCGCACTGACTGTCCCCGCTGAGCCAGGTCTCGGCATTAGTATTGATATGGCGGCTGTCGAAGAGTACCGGATATAG
- a CDS encoding Rid family detoxifying hydrolase — MKEIETDDAPASIGPYSQGILDGDRIYVSGQGPVNPESGEVISEDIAEQTAQTIENIEAILAAEEKSLDDVTKSTVFVRDMDNYEEINEVYEEYFSSPYPARSAVEVVRLPIDIGVEIEVVATA; from the coding sequence ATGAAAGAGATCGAAACTGACGATGCACCGGCCAGTATTGGCCCCTACTCGCAAGGGATTCTCGACGGAGACCGAATTTATGTCTCCGGACAGGGGCCGGTTAACCCGGAATCAGGTGAGGTTATCTCCGAGGATATCGCAGAACAGACCGCTCAGACGATAGAAAACATTGAGGCGATTCTCGCAGCGGAAGAAAAGTCTCTCGATGACGTGACAAAATCGACGGTTTTCGTACGGGACATGGATAACTATGAGGAGATCAACGAGGTTTACGAGGAGTACTTCTCCTCACCATATCCTGCTCGAAGCGCCGTCGAAGTTGTACGGCTTCCGATCGACATCGGGGTAGAGATCGAAGTCGTCGCTACCGCTTGA
- a CDS encoding DUF7342 family protein — MGDPTQGSWTDSISGRERVRRVVELLEEPTPVQEVADRAEVSRATADDELQRLESDDWITETTIDGTKAYDLNPVRMLFDEVTDLIAEHSRDELEGQLTELKTEQEELTAEYDVDSLAEFREQLAADELSAEELRERRNVIATWEAINTELGLVKHALQLYGDVVELSSPRTDSRSTFA; from the coding sequence ATGGGAGACCCAACCCAAGGATCGTGGACGGACAGTATAAGCGGGCGTGAGCGTGTGCGTCGCGTCGTGGAATTACTCGAGGAGCCAACACCAGTACAGGAGGTCGCGGACCGCGCAGAGGTGTCGCGGGCAACGGCAGACGACGAACTCCAGCGGTTAGAGAGCGACGACTGGATCACCGAAACGACCATCGATGGCACGAAGGCGTACGATCTGAATCCCGTTCGGATGCTCTTCGACGAAGTAACGGACTTGATCGCAGAGCACTCGCGCGACGAGCTAGAGGGCCAACTCACGGAGCTGAAAACAGAACAGGAGGAACTCACCGCAGAGTACGATGTTGATTCACTCGCGGAGTTCCGAGAGCAACTCGCTGCGGACGAGTTGTCGGCTGAAGAGCTCAGGGAGCGTCGCAACGTGATCGCTACATGGGAGGCGATCAACACGGAACTCGGACTCGTAAAGCACGCGCTCCAGCTGTACGGAGACGTCGTTGAACTCTCCTCACCTCGAACTGACTCACGCTCGACGTTTGCCTGA
- a CDS encoding Gfo/Idh/MocA family protein, which yields MDNVRCGIVGLGNRGSGMTQHYDSMYPEMGEIKAICDLREEAVDDTMDWFNENSEQDPDTYYGSEDAYQELCERDDIDVVFIHTHLQKHAEIAVYAMEQGSHAAVEVPAAITIEECWDLVDTAEKTQKQCIMLENVNYFAEEMWLLNMAKQGVFGDELTYAKGGYIHELIPNYFFQAYWNNWRARYHYERKGDLYPTHGLGPICHYMDILRGDRMEYIVAHDSPETRMTDAAADLPPDHEFAGETDWANGDMATSIINTNKGKQITLQHDVKTLRPYNRHNELAGSEAFHTGFPSELSVNGEFIGEQSGDDGYDQYADEYEHPLWEVAGDLAEEHGGHGGGDWLMVYRVFDAFNKGRPLDMNVYEAAAWSAVIPLSEISIEHGSAPVKFPNFTRGEWKTERELQTMQFDTIEDPAID from the coding sequence ATGGATAACGTGCGTTGTGGCATCGTTGGACTCGGTAATCGCGGATCAGGTATGACGCAGCACTACGATTCAATGTACCCAGAGATGGGTGAGATCAAGGCGATCTGCGATCTCCGAGAAGAGGCTGTTGACGATACGATGGATTGGTTCAATGAGAACTCGGAGCAGGATCCTGATACCTATTACGGATCGGAAGACGCCTATCAGGAGTTGTGTGAGCGGGACGATATCGATGTCGTCTTCATTCATACACACCTTCAAAAACACGCTGAGATCGCTGTTTACGCGATGGAGCAGGGCTCACACGCAGCGGTAGAAGTTCCTGCAGCGATAACCATAGAGGAGTGTTGGGATCTCGTCGACACTGCTGAAAAGACCCAAAAGCAGTGTATCATGCTCGAAAATGTCAACTACTTCGCTGAGGAGATGTGGCTCCTGAATATGGCGAAGCAAGGGGTATTTGGTGATGAACTGACCTATGCAAAAGGTGGATACATCCACGAGCTCATCCCAAATTACTTCTTCCAAGCGTACTGGAACAACTGGCGTGCACGGTATCATTACGAGAGGAAGGGCGACCTCTACCCGACGCACGGCCTCGGACCCATATGCCACTACATGGATATTCTGAGAGGTGATCGGATGGAGTACATTGTGGCTCACGACAGTCCCGAAACTCGCATGACCGACGCCGCAGCAGACTTGCCACCCGATCACGAATTCGCTGGAGAAACAGACTGGGCAAACGGTGACATGGCCACGTCTATCATTAATACTAACAAAGGGAAGCAAATTACGCTTCAACATGACGTGAAAACACTGCGCCCGTATAACCGCCACAACGAACTCGCTGGAAGTGAAGCATTCCATACAGGCTTCCCGAGCGAACTTTCCGTTAATGGAGAGTTCATTGGGGAGCAGAGTGGGGATGACGGATATGACCAGTATGCCGATGAATACGAACATCCCCTCTGGGAAGTCGCAGGAGATCTTGCTGAAGAACACGGTGGGCATGGGGGCGGAGACTGGTTAATGGTATACCGAGTGTTCGATGCCTTCAACAAAGGTCGGCCTCTGGATATGAACGTGTACGAAGCAGCTGCCTGGAGTGCAGTGATTCCCCTCTCAGAAATCTCTATAGAACACGGTAGCGCTCCTGTCAAATTCCCTAACTTCACACGGGGAGAATGGAAGACGGAGAGGGAGCTACAAACGATGCAATTCGACACGATCGAAGATCCGGCAATAGACTAA